The Gloeobacter violaceus PCC 7421 DNA window ATACCCACACGAGCCGCCGAACCAACCGACGCCGACGCGCATGCTCACCTCCCAGCCGAGCACCTCTGGCCCGAGCGCCTCGATCGTGCCGATCACCTCATGGCCGGGCACGCGCGGATAGGCGATGCCCCGCATCGTCCCTTCGACCGTCACAGAGTCGCTGTGACACACGCCACAGGCGCTGACGCTCAGCCGGACCTCCCGCGGCCCGGGTACGGGCAAATCCCGCTCGATCATCTGAAACTTCGCGCCCGCTTCAGGTACGATCATGGCGCGCATCTTAGTCATTGTTATATCTTCTCCATCTATCTGTTGATGGGAGTAACCGCCCAGCGATATTCATGTTTGGTCTTCGTTCGGGAGTGCTGCCTCGATCTCCTGATCGGCCGTGACGAGGCAAACGTCCCCCAATACTTTAGTGCCAAAATCGACGTGCCTGCTGACGATTTTGCCCAGGTGCAGGATCTAAGTCAACAGCAGCCATTTTCTCTCTTTGGCGGTGTGACGCCGACTAGCGGATGCGGCATGCTTATCCGAGGGGGGCGTCCGCGCAAGTTGCGCGGGGGGCACCCCTTTTGTGTGCAGAAGGAGCATAACGCATGGACAAGTTTTGCGAAGCAGGGGCAGCGATCGGCCTTGCCCTCGGTCTGACGGTTGTGGCTGCCCAGGCGGCAAATTTTGGCGATACGGCCGGGTACTGGGCGGAACCGTACGTTTCGACTCTGGCGGATCGCAAGTTCATCGGCGGCTTTCCGGACGGCTCGTTTCGGCCCAACGACGCGATTACCCGCGCCCAGTTCGCGGCCATCGCCGCCAAGGCTTTGGATCTGCCTGCCGGGGGCGGCGGCCCGGCTTTCAATGACGTGCCGGCCAACTACTGGGCGACCGGGGCGATCGCCGCTGTGAGCAACAGCGGTCTGGTCACCGGTTTTCCGGACGGGTCGTTCCGGCCGGAGGAGCGCATTACCCGCGCCCAGGCCCTGGTCATTCTTGCCAAGGCCCTCGGGGATAAAGGTGGGCGCACCTCGGTAAACCTGGACGATTACACCGACGTGCAGGCGGTGCCCGACTGGGCGCGGCCGAGCGTCACCAAAGCGGCGGAGTCGGGGATCATTGTCAATTTTCCCGACCCGGCGGTGATCAAGCCCAACGCCCTGGCCACCCGCGGCGAGGTGGCCGCCCTGATGTACCAGACGCTCTCGCGCTCCGGCCGCGACCTGCCGCCGCTGAATATCGGCTCGCTCGCCCCGGCCGGTGGGGGCGGTGCGGGACGCGGGCAACTCGCCATCGAACGCGTTGTCGTGCAACCAGACCGGCGGGTGGTGCAGGCGGGCGAAGAGCTTGTCGTGCGCGCCGAGGGTACCCCCGGCGCCGAAGCGAGCTTCAGCGTCCAGGGGATCGCCCAGGGGCTCCCCATGCAGGAGGTGGAGCGGGGCATCTACGAGGGCCGCTACACCGTCAAGCGGGGAGACCGAGAAAGGAATGCCCGCCTCGCGGTCACCCTCAAAAGTCGCGGCGAATCGGTCACCCGCGAGGCCGAGCGGCCGTATGCCTTCGGATCGGGGGCCGTGGGCGGTGCGGGACGCGGTGATTTTAACGGCGACGGAAGGCCCGATGTGCTCTGGAGCCGGGTCGGCGGCAGCGAGGTCCGTCTGTGGCTTATGGAAGGCACCCGCAAGGGCCGCGAACTGGCCTTGGGCCAATCTCCCGGCCGCGACTGGCGCCTGGTGGGCAGCGGCGATTTTGACGGCGACGGGCTGTCGGATCTGCTCTGGCACAACCAGGCCACCGGCGAGTTGCTGCAGTGGCGCCTCAGCCGGGCAGGCAAAGCGCAGCCCGTGGCGATGCGCACCGAGCCGGTGGCGCGCCGGTTGCAGGTGGGAGGCACGGGCGATTTCGACGGCGACGGCCGCGCCGATATTCTCTGGCGCAACCCGGCCACCGGGCGCAACACCCTCTGGCTGATGGACGCGGCCAACCGCCGCTCACAGAAGCCGCTGCCGGATCAGGCCGGGGCGAATCTGTTGATCGCGGGAGTCGGTGATTTCGACGGAGACGGCGGCGCGGATGTACTCTGGCGCAACCGGGTAAGCGGTGCCAACAGTCTTTGGCTGATGAACGGCACCCAAGTGGTGCGCACGGTGGCCATCGGCGAGGCGCCGCCCCAGTGGCAGGTGGGCAGCATTGCCGATTACAACGGCGACGGTCAGGTTGACATCCTCTGGCGCCGGGCGGACTCGGGAGAAAGCGTCTTCTGGATCATGAACGGCACCGAGCGCACGGCGACCGCCGCTGCTCCGGCCGGGCCGGGCGGACAGTGGGAAATTGCCGGGCCACGCTAAGCGCCGTACCGGGACAAAAAAGGGGCCAAACGGCCCCTTTTTGAAGGTTAATGTATGGGAACTTACTTGGGTTTGACGGCAGGTTCGCCGGTCGTCGTGGTCGTCGTGCTGCTGTAGGAGGAGGTGCTCACCGAAGTGGCGCTCGGGTCGACGTAGCCCGTCCGGTACGGGTAGATATTGAACGATGCGATCGACGATTTGGGCGAGCGGGCCAGCGCATAAACGGTCGGGTCGAAACGGCTCAGCACGTTGTTTGCCCGACGTTCGCGCAACACATGGACGGCGGCGAAGGCGCTTTTGCTCTTGGGCTGGCGGCTGATCGGCACCGCGATGTTCTTGTTAGTGCCCGCGGCCAGCTCGACATAGCCCAGAATTGCCCCCGGTTGGCCGTTGTCGTTCTCGTGGATGATCAGCCAGCCGATGTCGGGGCTGTTGACCTGTTTGATCATCACCTTGCCGTCGGCGATGTATTGGTCCTGAACGTCGATGAGCGACGATTCGGGCCGGGGGATATAGGGGCTGGTGTAGAGCGAAGGATCACTCGCAGTACCCTGCTGCGTCGTGGTGGTCGTAGTCGTGGTGGTTGTCTCACCGGTCATCGCCTGCGCCTGCGCGTTGCCCTGGCTCAGAAGGATAGGAGACAGCGCGAGCAAGGTGCTAAGCACTATATGACGCGTGTTCATCGCGGTTCAACCTCATCAACTGCCTTTTGATCATGCCAGGGGCGGGCATCGTCTACCTCTGCCAACGGAAACATGTCCACGGCCGACGCCGGGCGGGATGTAGAATAGGCGGTAACTTTGTGTTTAACAGAAGCTCAGTGAGCCAGTCCCCACCGGCCCGTAAGCCCATCATCGAATTTCGCGGCGTCAGCAAGTCCTTCGGCACTCAGCGTATCCTGGACGGTCTCGATTTAAAGGTTCATTACGGCGAGGCTCTGGTGATTGTCGGGCCGTCGGGCACCGGCAAATCGACCATCTTGCGGCTGATGTGCGGCTTGTTGGAGCCGGACTCCG harbors:
- a CDS encoding S-layer homology domain-containing protein, whose amino-acid sequence is MDKFCEAGAAIGLALGLTVVAAQAANFGDTAGYWAEPYVSTLADRKFIGGFPDGSFRPNDAITRAQFAAIAAKALDLPAGGGGPAFNDVPANYWATGAIAAVSNSGLVTGFPDGSFRPEERITRAQALVILAKALGDKGGRTSVNLDDYTDVQAVPDWARPSVTKAAESGIIVNFPDPAVIKPNALATRGEVAALMYQTLSRSGRDLPPLNIGSLAPAGGGGAGRGQLAIERVVVQPDRRVVQAGEELVVRAEGTPGAEASFSVQGIAQGLPMQEVERGIYEGRYTVKRGDRERNARLAVTLKSRGESVTREAERPYAFGSGAVGGAGRGDFNGDGRPDVLWSRVGGSEVRLWLMEGTRKGRELALGQSPGRDWRLVGSGDFDGDGLSDLLWHNQATGELLQWRLSRAGKAQPVAMRTEPVARRLQVGGTGDFDGDGRADILWRNPATGRNTLWLMDAANRRSQKPLPDQAGANLLIAGVGDFDGDGGADVLWRNRVSGANSLWLMNGTQVVRTVAIGEAPPQWQVGSIADYNGDGQVDILWRRADSGESVFWIMNGTERTATAAAPAGPGGQWEIAGPR
- a CDS encoding DUF7282 domain-containing protein, giving the protein MNTRHIVLSTLLALSPILLSQGNAQAQAMTGETTTTTTTTTTQQGTASDPSLYTSPYIPRPESSLIDVQDQYIADGKVMIKQVNSPDIGWLIIHENDNGQPGAILGYVELAAGTNKNIAVPISRQPKSKSAFAAVHVLRERRANNVLSRFDPTVYALARSPKSSIASFNIYPYRTGYVDPSATSVSTSSYSSTTTTTTGEPAVKPK